A genomic stretch from Tribolium castaneum strain GA2 chromosome 6, icTriCast1.1, whole genome shotgun sequence includes:
- the Ctlp-6a gene encoding chymotrypsin-like proteinase 6A precursor precursor, which yields MKLFFVFALFIALVSAKPSPGLKIGRRSFLHPGARIINGNDATEGQYPYQISYQWGILGVFEHVCGGSILSPTFILTAGHCVTEVPEIGAHKIVAGITELNEKNNERQEINVVQKIVHPNFTGGVGPNDVALLKLATPLVFGDLVKPVVLPEADSVPSGDSVLTGWGSTSTTVIPVLPNHLQTVTIPILEYTDCKLAIDALLNDGEENPLSEVSNICTHPVANGEGACSGDSGGPLAQNGTVIGIVSWGFTPCGSEKAPSVYTRVSNFIDFIKENVNDLPK from the exons ATGAAACTATTTTTCGTGTTTGCCCTTTTTATCGCCCTTGTTTCGG cTAAACCCTCTCCGGGTCTGAAAATCGGGCGCCGCAGTTTCCTGCACCCTGGTGCGCGCATCATCAACGGCAACGACGCCACCGAAGGCCAATACCCCTACCAGATTTCCTACCAATGGGGAATTCTGGGTGTTTTCGAGCACGTCTGTGGAGGTTCCATCCTCTCCCCCACGTTCATCCTGACCGCTGGACACTGCGTTACTGAAGTCCCTGAAATCGGCGCCCACAAAATCGTAGCTGGAATAACGGAACTGAACGAGAAGAACAACGAAAGACAGGAAATCAACGTTGTGCAAAAAATCGTTCATCCAAATTTCACTGGAGGTGTAGGTCCAAACGACGTTGCGCTCCTGAAACTGGCCACACCTCTGGTGTTCGGCGATTTGGTGAAGCCCGTGGTTTTGCCTGAAGCCGACTCTGTGCCTTCGGGAGATTCGGTTCTGACGGGTTGGGGCTCCACTTCGACCACCGTTATCCCAGTTTTGCCCAACCATTTGCAAACTGTTACTATTCCAATCTTGGAATATACCG ATTGCAAATTGGCTATTGATGCCCTTTTGAATGACGGTGAAGAAAATCCCCTTTCGGAAGTATCGAACATTTGCACTCATCCTGTGGCCAATGGCGAGGGGGCCTGTTCAGGTGACAGTGGTGGCCCATTGGCCCAGAATGGTACTGTTATTGGAATTGTTTCGTGGGGCTTCACACCATGTGGGTCGGAAAAGGCACCCTCGGTTTACACCAGAGTCAGCAATTTCATCGACTTCATCAAGGAAAACGTAAACGACTTgcccaaataa
- the LOC107398485 gene encoding sodium-independent sulfate anion transporter: MTKYSMNDTNSTTGSQVTLTSYMIGENLDEKDTKGITVLDLPQERKTPSPGFAKWVKNRARRGCTRKLVYKRVPILTWLPKYNVSTAVADLVAGFTVGLTVIPQGIAYSNVAGLPPQIGLYSSFMACFVYTIFGSCRESPIGPTAIAGLLTRENTHGMGVSGAVLLCFLSGCVEFLMGLLQLGFLIDFISGPVSIGFTSAAAIIIATTQVKDVLGLDYPGGKFLQVWEQIFQHITETRLWDCILGLTCMAVLLILRSIKDLKIGPQDVKERRPIHDFATKFIWLISTARNIFVVVLSALLAYFFEVHGSQPFILTGFIKPGLPEFKPPPFEMRIDNTTYNFVDMSSALGSALLVVPLLSILENIALAKVFADGKTIDATQEMLALGICNIASSFVQSMPVSGALSRGAVNHASGVKTTFGGVYTGIIVILSLHLFTPYFSYIPKASLAAVIIAAVVFMVEFHVIKPIWRTKKSDLIPACTTFVCCLFLRLEIGIVVGVGINLIFLLYATARPSVHVEKVSAYSGCDYLLITPDRSLTFPSVEYVRTVVSKAGVKQGSSSIPVVIDARHIQGADFTAARGIKSLIEDFHKRKQPILFYNLKPSVISTFQGVQPKDFIYCETYFELNELLKRYSGKSESISIQNSDN; the protein is encoded by the exons ATGACCAAATACAGCATGAACGACACGAACTCCACCACCGGGAGCCAAGTCACCCTGACCTCCTACATGATTGGGGAAAATCTCGACGAGAAAGACACCAAGGGGATCACCGTGCTTGACCTGCCGCAAGAGCGGAAAACCCCCTCGCCTGGGTTTGCCAAGTGGGTGAAGAACCGGGCCAGGAGGGGCTGCACCAGGAAGCTGGTCTACAAGAGGGTGCCCATTTTGACGTGGTTGCCCAAATACAACGTCAGCACAGCCGTCGCTGACCTGGTGGCCGGCTTCACCGTCGGGCTCACGGTGATTCCCCAGGGAATCGCCTATTCGAACGTGGCCGGCCTGCCGCCACAAATAG GCCTTTATTCCTCCTTCATGGCCTGCTTCGTCTACACCATCTTCGGCAGCTGCCGGGAGTCGCCCATTGGGCCTACGGCCATCGCTGGGCTCCTCACCCGGGAAAACACCCATGGCATGGGTGTCAGCGGCGCCGTCCTCTTGTGCTTCCTCAGCGGCTGTGTGGAGTTCCTCATGGGCCTCCTCCAGCTGGGTTTTTTGATCGATTTCATCTCAGGCCCGGTGTCCATCGGGTTCACGTCAGCGGCCGCCATCATCATCGCCACGACCCAAGTCAAAGACGTCCTAGGCCTGGATTATCCAGGAGGGAAGTTCCTGCAAGTTTGGGAGCAAATTTTCCAGCACATTACTGAGACCAGGCTCTGGGACTGCATTCTGGGCCTGACTTGCATGGCCGTGTTGCTGATTTTGAGG AGCATCAAGGACCTCAAAATAGGGCCGCAGGACGTGAAGGAGCGCCGGCCCATTCACGACTTCGCCACCAAGTTCATCTGGCTGATATCAACCGCGCGCAACATTTTCGTAGTTGTGCTGTCGGCCCTTCTGGCCTACTTCTTCGAAGTGCACGGTTCGCAGCCCTTCATCCTCACCGGATTCATCAAACCCGGACTCCCGGAGTTCAAGCCGCCCCCGTTCGAGATGCGGATCGACAACACAACGTACAACTTCGTCGACATGTCCTCGGCCCTCGGTTCGGCCCTTTTGGTCGTGCCCTTGTTGTCGATTTTGGAAAACATCGCCTTGGCCAAAGTTTTCG CTGACGGGAAAACCATCGACGCAACCCAGGAAATGTTGGCTTTGGGGATCTGCAACATTGCGAGTTCTTTCGTCCAGTCGATGCCTGTCTCGGGGGCGTTGTCCCGGGGGGCTGTCAACCACGCCAGTGGGGTTAAAACGACCTTTGGCGGGGTCTACACTGGAATCATTGTAATTCTATCCTTACATCTCTTCACTCCTTATTTCTCTTATATTCCCAAAGCTTCCCTAGCTGCTGTCATTATCGCCGCGGTGGTGTTTATGGTCGAGTTTCACGTCATTAAGCCAATTTGGCGCACTAAGA AGTCCGATTTAATACCCGCCTGTACAACATTCGTTTGTTGCCTGTTTTTGCGTCTAGAAATCGGGATTGTAGTGGGAGTTGGGATTAATCTAATCTTCCTGCTGTATGCAACAGCACGGCCGTCAGTTCACGTGGAAAAAGTTTCG GCGTATTCTGGGTGCGACTATCTCCTAATCACCCCCGACCGAAGCCTGACTTTTCCCTCAGTCGAGTATGTCAGGACTGTGGTGTCTAAAGCCGGAGTCAAACAAGGCTCAAGTTCGATTCCCGTGGTCATAGACGCGAggcatatacagggtgctgaTTTTACAGCAGCGCGAGGGATCAAGTCGCTGATTGAAGATTTTCACAAAAGGAAGCAACCGATTTTGTTCTACAATTTGAAACCGAGTGTCATAAGTACTTTTCAAGGTGTTCAACCCAAagactttatttattgtgaAACTTACTTCGAATTGAACGAACTCTTGAAGCGCTATTCGGGCAAGTCCGAATCGATTTCGATACAAAATAGTGATAATTAA
- the St4 gene encoding sulfotransferase 1E1: MMDKQTGEDSFKDAFHNNNEIEWHKFPYKISDVDEKINSELLKDFTGERTGFIQVGPKKWFFPSAFKQTLELYYNFQPRPTDVWIVTFPRSGTTWTQELLWLLANDLNYEKASEIPLDARFPFLEFSSFVHPDVKEEFLNENRHSDEKIALINEVTAPAWKTLAETTERRFIKTHLPFQLLPPHLLKIGCKVIYVARNPKDVAVSFYHLNRLFRTQGYTNDFPKYWHYFKNGLQPWTPYWSHVQEGWERRHEENLLFMFYEDMLKDLQGCLRKVATFLGVKYSNKEYEKLQEHLKFENFKNNKSVNAELLKDLGILRSDEEGFVRKGKSGGWRNYFTGGLQDEADFWIEDNLRKTGIQFPTDNL, encoded by the exons ATGATGGATAAACAAACGGGCGAAGATTCCTTCAAAGATGcgtttcataataataacgaaATTGAGTGGCATAAATTTCCTTACAAAATTAGTGACGTtgacgaaaaaattaattcggaACTTTTGAAAGATTTCACCG gcgaaagaACAGGTTTTATACAAGTTGGGCCGAAAAAATGGTTCTTCCCCAGCGCTTTTAAGCAAACCCTTGAACTTTACTATAATTTTCAACCAAGGCCCACCGATGTTTGGATTGTGACTTTCCCCCGATCAG gTACGACTTGGACCCAAGAATTGTTATGGTTGTTGGCAAACGATTTGAATTACGAAAAAGCATCTGAAATTCCCCTCGACGCCAGATTTCCGTTCTtaga ATTCAGTTCTTTTGTGCACCCAGACGTTAAGGAAgaatttttgaatgaaaatcgTCATTCTGACGAGAAAATTGCCCTCATAAATGAGGTTACAGCACCGGCTTGGAAAACATTGGCCGAAACAACTGAAAGGAGGTTCATAAAGACACACTTACCGTTTCAGTTGTTGCCACCACATTTGTTAAAAATCGGCTGCAAA GTGATTTATGTTGCGCGAAATCCCAAAGATGTCGCTGTGTCTTTCTACCATTTGAATCGCCTCTTTCGCACCCAAGGCTATACCAATGATTTTCCCAAGTATTGGCACTATTTCAAAAATGGACTAC AACCGTGGACGCCTTATTGGTCGCACGTCCAAGAAGGGTGGGAAAGGCGACATGAAGAAAATCttctttttatgttttatgaaGATATGTTAAAA GATTTACAAGGCTGTTTACGAAAGGTGGCGACGTTTCTCGGCGtgaaatattcaaataaagagtacgaaaaattacaagaacACCTGAAATTTgagaatttcaaaaacaacaaGTCGGTGAACGCCGAATTGTTGAAAGATTTGGGAATTTTGCGAAGTGACGAGGAGGGTTTTGTGCGGAAGGGGAAGAGTGGGGGTTGGAGGAATTATTTCACAGGGGGGCTACAGGACGAAGCGGATTTTTGGATTGAGGACAATTTAAGGAAAACTGGCATCCAGTTCCCAACAGATAATTTGTaa
- the LOC103313347 gene encoding mucin-22-like: MLKFLLITCLIIIEYETRNIYISGGFHYKGKGNSKIYVVKSEPPSQFNPIISECNRKKCVSDEVCYYNKCCYESLCGHNICKRTCDETQDIAIKETTTFAATEDTHSTSITELEDSSTTTETTLFPTTTTTLSTISSTYNEPEETTFSTSDITETTSVITTTITDSSTSEGTSTVTTISPATTTVVSSTITENHTSGTSEDTSTISTTDSTTYVTETTTNSTIIPTFASSTETDRSGTSDDLKDHTFTSSTIVTSTLTTTQSTQTNEDVSTTTVEIKTTSKYDDTSEVEGSGAISTSSPNVNKDDNITFVDEDENGSGSGDGIAIRHENKNQKIVKKEVESGDFIFIDSTSKPKEDKYFSIDAISQIGVTTIPTYSTKSVTLQKNNVKNILEKEFFFDDSEDGTDDKYSGSGGSQDHYDGDNYSGSGDDEDVVSDKHPGNEVDKILINEELDKNSTVKETDKDFEDYLDVISSDLLAMNLTSISDDYFIIVDGYDYSFGGQEKEIEDNIV; the protein is encoded by the exons atgttgaaatttttgttaatcacatgtttaattattatagaaTATGAAACACGAAATATTTATATATCTGGTGGGTTTCACTACAAAGGAAAAGGAAACTCTAAAATTTATGTTGTAAAGTCTGAACCTCCATCACAGTTCAATCCGATAATTTCAG agtgTAATAGAAAGAAATGCGTCAGTGATGAAGTGTGTTATTACAATAAATGTTGTTACGAAAGTTTGTGTGGCCATAATATATGCAAGAGAACGTGTGACGAAACACAAGACATTGCAATTAAGGAAACAACTACTTTTGCTGCTACGGAAGATACTCATAGTACAAGTATTACTGAACTAGAAGATTCGTCTACTACTACAGAAACCACACTTTTTCCCACGACAACAACTACACTTAGCACTATTAGTTCCACTTATAATGAACCAGAAGAGACTACATTCAGTACAAGTGATATTACTGAAACTACTTCTGTTATTACGACAACCATCACAGATTCGAGTACTTCAGAAGGAACTTCTACGGTTACTACAATTTCTCCTGCTACTACAACCGTAGTTTCCTCTACTATCACAGAAAATCATACTTCGGGTACTTCAGAAGACACTTCTACAATTAGTACCACTGATTCCACAACTTATGTTACCGAAACAACTACAAATTCAACAATTATACCTACTTTTGCTTCTTCTACTGAAACTGATAGATCTGGTACTTCAGACGACTTGAAAGATCATACTTTTACTTCTAGTACTATTGTTACTAGTACTTTAACAACAACTCAATCAACTCAAACAAATGAGGACGTTAGTACTACGACTGTTGAAATTAAGACAACAAGTAAGTATGACGATACTAGTGAAGTTGAAGGAAGTGGGGCTATAAGTACTTCCTCACCAAATGTCAATAAAGATGATAATATAACGTTTGTGGACGAAGATGAAAATGGGAGCGGAAGTGGAGATGGTATAGCAATACGTCacgaaaacaaaaatcaaaaaattgtaaaaaaagaaGTAGAATCtggcgattttatttttatcgataGTACGTCAAAACCAAAAGAagataaatattttagtaTTGATGCGATATCGCAAATCGGTGTTACAACAATTCCCACATACAGCACGAAAAGTGTTACTTTACAGAAAAACAATGTAAAGAACATTTTAGAAAAGGAATTCTTCTTTGACGACAGTGAAGATGGTACTGACGATAAGTACTCCGGTAGTGGAGGTTCTCAAGATCATTATGATGGTGATAATTATTCCGGTAGTGGAGACGATGAAGATGTTGTTAGTGACAAGCACCCAGGCAATGAAGtggataaaatattaataaacgaAGAATTAGATAAAAATTCTACAGTCAAAGAAACTGACAAGGATTTTGAGGACTACTTGGACGTCATCTCCAGTGATCTTTTGGCTATGAATCTTACCAGCATCAGCGATGATTACTTCATCATTGTTGATGGTTATGACTACTCGTTTGGTGGTCAAGAAAAAGAAATTGAAGACaacattgtttaa
- the LOC660420 gene encoding equilibrative nucleoside transporter 3 — protein MSHEEKYKSKDTNNETVCEIKKEKPDLDPPPDRFHLVYILFFFLGLVHFLPWSFFTTATEFWMYKFRNTSINETNSEFRTYLQAEFNASINITLEITEVAFLIVGVLFGHLIRVRVRVIGIFSIIFVLFAILSVFVEIDTDSWQEEFFGLVMVITAGINSLNAVFTITVYTILANFPQSYLAPYLTGGTLARITTSSLQIFSLASGLSVQHSALLYFLLGVGVVGLTLIFIIFTGKNKFYLHHMRNYVDGSKEKRVSLKEGWRLLKIIWSPIIVMGLLIFTIDACPNALVVSEGEGQGPWNDVYFIPVISYWLAGICDLVGRNIAFRFDLKLSNVGWIAFVALRMVTMIPLFILANAQPRHHLPVLLPHDYQYIIIVIVSNISGAYIMNRTYYNIKKLVTQEELKDAYHVNMVMVGLQMGLFSCVNMVTVNLL, from the exons ATGTCACacgaagaaaaatacaaaagtaaAGACACCAACAATGAGACGGTGTGTGAAATTAAGAAGGAAAAACCGGACCTGGACCCTCCGCCAGATCGGTTCCACCtagtttacattttatttttcttcctgGGGCTTGTTCATTTCCTGCCTTGGAGCTTTTTTACCACAGCGACTGAA TTTTGGATGTACAAGTTCCGAAACACTTCAATTAATGAAACGAATTCGGAATTTCGGACGTACCTGCAGGCGGAATTTAACGCCTCGATTAACATAACTTTGGAAATAACAGAAGTGGCTTTTTTGATCGTGGGGGTTTTGTTCGGGCACTTGATCCGAGTCAGAGTGCGGGTgattggaattttttcaataatattcGTGCTTTTCGCGATTTTGTCcgtttttgtggaaattgATACGGATTCTT GGCAAGAGGAGTTTTTCGGGCTGGTTATGGTGATCACAGCTGGAATTAACT CACTGAATGCCGTTTTTACGATCACTGTGTACACGATTTTGGCCAACTTCCCCCAAAGTTATTTGGCCCCGTACTTGACAGGGGGCACTTTAGCGAGAATAACTACTTCCAgtcttcagattttttctctGGCTTCTGGTTTGTCGGTGCAACACAGTGCCTTGCTGTATTTTTTGCTGGGTGTTGGTGTGGTTGGTCTAACactaatttttatcattttcaccgggaaaaataaattttatttgcaccACATGCGAAACTATGTCGATGGTTCTAAGGAAAAGCGAGTCTCTTTGAAAGAGGGCTGGCgtttgttgaaaattatatGGTCGCCGATTATTGTCATGGGACTTCTTATATTCACAATTGACGCTTGTCCCAATGCTTTGGTCGTGTCAGAAGGCGAGGGACAAGGGCCTTGGAACGACGTTTACTTCATTCCGGTTATAAGTTACTGGTTGGCAGGAATTTGCGATTTGGTTGGACGAAACATAGCGTTTAGATTCGATCTT aaACTGAGCAATGTTGGTTGGATCGCTTTTGTTGCACTAAGAATGGTTACGATGATACCGTTGTTTATATTGGCTAATGCCCAACCGCGTCACCATTTACCAGTGTTGCTACCTCATGATTATCAGTATATTATCATTGTGATTGTATCGAATATTTCTGGGGCCTATATCATGAACCGAACGTACTACAACATCAAAAA attggtTACTCAGGAAGAACTGAAAGACGCGTATCATGTCAATATGGTTATGGTAGGGCTGCAGATGGGACTGTTTTCTTGTGTCAATATGGTTACTGTGAACCTTTTGTAA
- the LOC660361 gene encoding angiotensin-converting enzyme 2 codes for MNISPSLSKFLFILILLSVIRGQEENEELLAEIQLSNVELQDDCENVANKYKSSIIDNTFTEKITAQEIHSKLLRTQSETLRPFGDIPYDLQRNWELIVKPGDAILEEPDWSTLVSYEVGIDELIHTFKVHCKNNTKNCVEVKRGYDDLLETSRNATLRKKSWSAWQTLLSTKFNKFHSVLNLINKAARLNEFDDPKLYWEKLQDLEGAYNLADGFWDQIKPFYTKLQNYIKTRLLRFYKTTSDDIPVYLSGSNFGDDWSSIANIILPHPQIYYYAESYLNQTSIKEIYKMAEQVTKDLALGPLGPKFWANSRFNLPFCENHVVTFCSQEHSEVFTCDKTSWVHYLNSFETAIDVALRSVNYVDLARLKLRYSAIDDAIVGLGSIFAIKNLRVKGVWDYELFQNNDNEMSELLLIALRVLPKLPYYLAADKWRLEVLQNGGGAMTATWWNLRKELQGIGGVFNNETDFLGDSFIVSNRPYLSKFLGTILQFQLLEHYRNGWQYANESLAANFGNDDNFLTMLHDRTSSDWPALINGFGVYELSATPLLDYFAPLNDYLDATLNTEQVVPSTTPKPTKAQKIKTLIVKKTNVTETDEDVQNDEPEPEVPRHILEDREETPNHAMEKITVFIGVGLLAGVAAIIGFVILRKKMTGRGRTNNRRFET; via the exons ATGAATATTTCCCCAAGTCtatcgaaatttttatttattttgatctTGCTGTCCGTAATTCGGGGACAAGAAGAAAATGAAGAACTGTTAGCCGAAATACAACTCTCCAATGTAGAATTGCAAGACGATTGCGAAAATGTagcaaataaatacaaatcgTCAATAATAGACAATACTTTTACAGAAAAG ATTACAGCACAAGAAATTCACAGCAAATTGTTACGAACTCAGTCTGAAACATTACGACCTTTTGGCGACATTCCCTACGATCTTCAGAGAAACTGGGAATTGATCGTCAAACCCGGCGATGCAATTCTGGAAGAGCCAGACTGGAGTACT TTAGTATCGTATGAGGTTGGCATCGACGAGTTAATTCACACTTTTAAAGTTCATTGCAAAAACAATACGAAAAATTGTGTTGAAGTCAAGAGAG GCTATGATGACTTGCTCGAAACGTCAAGAAATGCAACTTTACGGAAGAAGAGTTGGTCCGCTTGGCAGACGCTACTTTCGACCAAATTCAACAAATTCCACTCGGTTTTGAATCTCATTAACAAAGCGGCTCGACTGaatg AATTTGACGACCCTAAGTTATACTGGGAGAAGTTACAAGATCTAGAAGGCGCGTATAACTTAGCCGATGGTTTCTGGGACCAAATCAAACCATTTTACACGAAGTTACAAAATTACATCAAGACCCGGCTTTTGcgtttttacaaaacaacTAGTGACGACATCCCTGTGTACCTTTCGGGTTCAAATTTTGGGGACGACTGGAGCAGCATTGCCAACATAATCCTACCCCATCCTCAAATCTATTACTATGCGGAGTCTTACCTCAACCaaact TCAATCaaagaaatttacaaaatggcCGAGCAAGTCACTAAGGACTTGGCCTTAGGCCCTTTGGGCCCCAAATTTTGGGCCAATAGCCGCTTCAATTTGCCCTTCTGTGAGAACCACGTGGTTACGTTCTGCTCGCAGGAACATTCCGA AGTGTTCACTTGCGATAAAACATCATGGGTCCACTATTTAAACTCATTTGAGACGGCAATTGACGTGGCGTTACGTAGCGTCAATTATGTTGATTTGGCAAGACTGAAGTTGCGATATTCCGCCATTGACGACGCCATTGTTGGTCTCGGATCGATTTTTGCTATCAAGAATCTGCGAGTCAAAGGAGTCTGGGACTACGAATTGTTCCAAAACAATGATAATGAAATGAGCgaacttttattaattgcacTGAGAGTTTTGCCGAAACTTCCGTACTATCTGGCCGCCGATAAATGGCGGCTGGAAGTATTgcaaaatggtggaggcgccatGACGGCCACGTGGTGGAACTTGCGGAAGGAGTTGCAAGGAATTGGGGGAGTTTTCAACAACGAAACCGATTTTCTTGGCGATTCGTTCATTGTTTCGAATCGGCCATATTTGAGTAAATTCCTCGGAACCATCTTGCAGTTTCAATTGCTGGAACATTACCGAAACGGGTGGCAATATGCCAACGAAAGCCTTGCGGCTAATTTCGGAAACGACGATAATTTCTt AACAATGTTGCACGACAGGACGTCCAGTGATTGGCCAGCATTGATTAACGGTTTTGGGGTTTACGAATTGTCGGCGACCCCACTTTTGGATTACTTTGCTCCGCTAAATGATTATCTGGACGCGACACTGAATACGGAACAAGTTGTGCCTTCAACGACCCCAAAGCCCACAAAAGCCCAGAAAATTAAAACTCTTATTGTTAAAAAGACAAACGTAACAGAGACAGATGAAGATGTGCAAAATGATGAACCGGAGCCCGAAGTTCCGAGACATATTCTTGAAGATCGTGAAGAAACTCCCAATCACGCCATGgaaaaaataacagtttttatagGAGTGGGGCTTTTGGCGGGTGTCGCTGCCATTATAGGATTTGTGATACTTAGGAAAAAAATGACGGGGAGAGGACGGACGAATAATAGGCGCTTTGAgacttga
- the LOC660485 gene encoding uncharacterized protein LOC660485 — MTEIQEKSTDENTDNKNSITTISSKLSTDQLICKSPQESNSSVKSLEKIIVGGDDGSLLCLGLLQFIFGFLMVVFGGLVLQYDASLSQLGAGIWAGCLAMATGIVGILASAREWCPLKSTPQKITHTIFLALSLVSLAISQLVVALAATGSARDINNSEFDEEVEVATTPVPPGKISIILPVNYMSIVSNLGLLAVSVAEFVVAAVASYRSSRILCPCFRKKGEFVEDLNAQRNALVSSWLGKHSPPPLYVVAAPASTLGKGSKASGGLPVPVFALPHHQMVPPRAVPYPLIPAPLGTIPSPIIPPDRDLLRRKKKHFYSRCPPRDRARSKSKSKEKSVTEEDVVRTYTGLDKAIAEEFIDICDSRNVSLCSDESCTSSCQRSCNGCNISDGASREYLVNNSKT, encoded by the exons atgaCGGAAATACAAGAGAAAAGTACCGACGAAAACACGGACAATAAAAATTCGATAACCACCATCTCCTCGAAATTGTCCACCGACCAGCTCATCTGCAAATCGCCCCAAGAGTCGAACAGTTCGGTGAAGTCCTTGGAGAAGATCATCGTCGGGGGTGACGATGGCTCCTTGCTGTGTCTGGGGTTGCTCCAGTTCATCTTCGGGTTTCTGATGGTGGTTTTTGGGGGGTTGGTGCTGCAGTATGATGCCAGCTTGTCGCAG CTGGGGGCCGGCATCTGGGCCGGTTGCCTCGCCATGGCCACCGGAATCGTGGGCATTCTCGCCTCGGCCCGCGAGTGGTGCCCCCTCAAATCCACCCCCCAGAAAATCACCCACACGATTTTCCTGGCCCTGAGCCTGGTCAGCTTGGCCATCTCGCAGCTGGTGGTGGCCCTTGCCGCCACAGGCAGCGCCCGGGACATCAACAATTCGGAGTTCGACGAAGAAGTGGAG GTGGCCACGACTCCGGTACCACCCGGAAAAATCTCGATTATCCTCCCGGTGAACTACATGAGCATTGTGTCCAACCTGGGGCTTTTGGCCGTTTCGGTGGCCGAGTTCGTGGTGGCGGCGGTGGCGTCGTATCGAAGCTCGAGGATCCTGTGTCCTTGCTTCCGGAAGAAAGGGGAGTTTGTGGAGGATTTAAACGCGCAAAGAAATGCCTTGGTCAGCTCCTGGTTGGGGAAACACAGTCCGCCGCCACTGTATGTGGTGGCGGCGCCAGCCTCGACTCTGGGAAAGGGCAGCAAG GCATCCGGTGGTTTACCGGTACCAGTTTTCGCGCTACCGCACCATCAGATGGTACCGCCGCGGGCGGTTCCCTATCCGCTGATCCCCGCGCCGCTGGGCACCATCCCATCGCCCATTATCCCACCGGATAGGGATTTA TTGCGCAGGAAAAAGAAGCATTTTTACTCGAGGTGCCCGCCGCGTGACCGCGCGCGGTCCAAGTCGAAGTCGAAGGAGAAATCAGTGACTGAAGAAGACGTCGTGAGGACCTATACAGGGCTTGACAAGGCAATTGCTGAGGAATTCATTGACATTTGCGACTCGAGAAATGTCAGCCTGTGCAGCGACGAGAGTTGCACAAGCAGTTGTCAAAGGAGTTGTAATGGGTGTAATATCAGCGATGGCGCCTCGAGGGAATATTTAGTTAACAacagtaaaacataa